In a genomic window of Amblyomma americanum isolate KBUSLIRL-KWMA chromosome 4, ASM5285725v1, whole genome shotgun sequence:
- the LOC144129173 gene encoding dolichol kinase-like, giving the protein MTAANQVSRMRLEYFVVAAGILMTAVRIGMLAQSMTVVAVLIILFLFLRWQQSEQPDFNQRPHADSGLWLTVLLPFCLLTGGNSYDHGDLYTFAEVVCSQTLLLSLAVIFKVTSCLICVVSAAWTTALLAAATSVPLLWCASASVAAAGTFNSLVSSLPSYSPQSFTLGELLIACQGVTTFVVMSGCSLACRIVYKNDCVLKCSSSAGFLQAGLFSLALFVAAVTKVQALRRPAGFYMGLLLSAAVLVYPLCSVMVSAEPVSWLVYHCFSNSTRLSLMVSWLILSALAALFVHWYSTKYSSSSTVARKVFHAATVSVFLPGVLLDPDLMYLACGAILGVFVLLELFRTLEIPPVGSCLRSTFAMFLDEKDAGAFVLTPVYLFIGCAASLLLFPAQFGEPEKKLILLSGTVALGIGDTAASVIGSKLGKHQWPGTSKTVEGTLAAVVAQFAFYLPVLFTAMPTVWHLNTVLLIVVLCLSSYLEAFTTQVDNLALPVYVYPMMTAVYAS; this is encoded by the coding sequence ATGACGGCTGCGAATCAAGTATCACGAATGCGCCTGGAGTACTTCGTCGTCGCAGCGGGCATACTTATGACTGCCGTTCGTATTGGCATGCTCGCACAATCCATGACTGTGGTGGCCGTTCTGATAATCCTGTTCTTGTTCCTGCGCTGGCAGCAGTCGGAACAGCCGGACTTCAACCAGAGGCCGCACGCCGACAGCGGGTTGTGGCTGACCGTTCTTCTACCCTTCTGCCTGCTGACAGGTGGCAATAGCTATGACCACGGCGACCTTTATACCTTCGCCGAAGTTGTCTGCAGCCAGACTCTCTTGCTCTCGCTCGCCGTTATCTTCAAGGTCACTAGCTGTCTCATCTGCGTGGTGTCAGCTGCATGGACCACGGCCTTACTCGCTGCGGCGACAAGCGTACCCCTTCTGTGGTGTGCCTCGGCTTCCGTAGCAGCAGCGGGAACTTTCAACTCTCTCGTGTCGTCGTTACCGTCTTACTCGCCTCAGTCATTCACTCTCGGTGAACTGCTGATAGCTTGCCAAGGAGTCACAACATTTGTCGTTATGTCGGGATGCAGCCTGGCATGCCGCATTGTCTATAAAAACGATTGTGTCCTTAAATGTTCCTCATCGGCTGGGTTCCTTCAAGCGGGGCTCTTCAGCCTTGCATTGTTTGTGGCGGCAGTTACCAAAGTACAAGCGCTGCGAAGGCCTGCTGGGTTTTACATGGGCCTCCTTCTCTCTGCTGCTGTGCTAGTCTATCCCTTGTGCAGCGTCATGGTCAGCGCGGAACCTGTGAGCTGGCTTGTGTACCACTGCTTCAGCAACTCCACTAGACTCTCGCTCATGGTGTCGTGGCTGATCTTGTCTGCATTGGCCGCATTGTTTGTGCACTGGTATTCAACCAAGTACAGCAGCAGCTCTACAGTTGCGCGCAAAGTTTTCCATGCAGCAACCGTGTCAGTGTTCCTGCCAGGAGTACTTTTAGACCCAGACCTTATGTACCTTGCATGCGGTGCTATCCTTGGAGTGTTTGTTCTGCTCGAACTGTTCCGGACCCTGGAAATTCCACCTGTGGGGTCATGCTTGCGAAGTACCTTTGCCATGTTTCTTGACGAGAAGGATGCTGGGGCATTCGTTTTAACGCCCGTCTACTTGTTCATCGGGTGTGCTGCATCACTGCTGCTTTTTCCAGCACAGTTTGGGGAGCCAGAGAAGAAACTAATTCTACTCAGCGGCACAGTAGCTCTTGGCATTGGAGACACTGCAGCTTCTGTTATTGGATCCAAGCTGGGGAAGCATCAGTGGCCTGGAACGTCCAAGACTGTGGAGGGGACATTAGCCGCAGTTGTTGCGCAATTTGCATTCTACTTACCAGTGCTGTTCACTGCTATGCCAACTGTGTGGCACTTGAACACTGTACTGCTGATTGTGGTGCTCTGTCTCAGCTCATATCTTGAAGCTTTCACAACTCAAGTGGACAATTTAGCACTTCCAGTTTATGTGTACCCTATGATGACAGCCGTATATGCCTCATAA